A genomic stretch from Actinomadura rubteroloni includes:
- a CDS encoding biotin--[acetyl-CoA-carboxylase] ligase, whose product MSESPYADLDRPPLHEAALRRALLRPGGLWTDLRVVPETGSTNADLVVAAKNGVPEGSVLVTEAQTAGRGRLGRVWTAPPRSGLTFSLLVRPDVPVTRLSWAPLLTGVAVAAAVRRVTAVGEREDRFRSGGDTAVDARLKWPNDVLVGDRKLAGILVEKVGDALIVGIGLNVSSAAGELPVPTATSLRAEGAALADRAPLLRAILREFEILYREWTRHGGDPEASGLRAAYTEVCATLGRTVRVELPGDRTLTGPARDIDDEGCLVVAGPDGERSVSAGDVVHVRPADG is encoded by the coding sequence ATGAGCGAGTCACCGTACGCCGACCTCGACCGGCCGCCGCTGCACGAGGCGGCGCTGCGCCGGGCGCTGCTGCGTCCCGGCGGGCTGTGGACGGATCTGCGCGTCGTCCCCGAGACCGGCTCCACCAACGCCGACCTGGTCGTCGCCGCGAAGAACGGCGTGCCGGAGGGAAGCGTGCTCGTCACCGAGGCGCAGACGGCCGGCCGGGGGCGCCTCGGCCGTGTCTGGACGGCCCCGCCGCGCTCGGGCCTGACGTTCTCGCTGCTCGTCCGCCCGGACGTGCCGGTCACCCGGCTGAGCTGGGCGCCGCTGCTGACCGGCGTGGCCGTCGCGGCGGCCGTCCGCCGCGTCACCGCGGTCGGCGAGCGGGAGGACCGGTTCCGCTCCGGTGGCGACACCGCCGTGGACGCCCGCCTCAAGTGGCCCAACGACGTCCTCGTCGGCGACCGCAAGCTCGCAGGGATCCTGGTGGAGAAGGTCGGCGACGCGCTGATCGTCGGCATCGGGCTGAACGTGAGCTCGGCGGCCGGGGAACTGCCCGTCCCGACCGCGACGTCGCTGCGCGCCGAGGGCGCCGCGCTCGCCGACCGCGCCCCGCTGCTGCGCGCGATCCTGCGCGAGTTCGAGATTTTGTACCGGGAGTGGACGCGGCACGGCGGCGATCCCGAGGCGTCCGGCCTGCGCGCCGCCTACACCGAGGTCTGCGCCACGCTCGGCCGGACCGTCCGGGTCGAGCTGCCGGGCGACCGGACGCTCACCGGACCCGCCCGCGACATCGACGACGAGGGTTGCCTCGTCGTCGCGGGCCCGGACGGCGAGCGGAGCGTCAGCGCGGGAGATGTGGTCCACGTGCGACCCGCCGACGGCTGA
- a CDS encoding adenylate/guanylate cyclase domain-containing protein, which translates to MTSPELPDPRHVEEMLLGGELRYTRRDAVRLSGVTREFSGRVWRAFGYPSMPDDTVAYTEGDVAALGRIRALIDDGVLDEDSAIRLVRAFGQTMARLAEWQVNLLVAMLGDRPDDAPTPESVDRILRIADEYITEFEPLVLHAWRRQLAAAATRGIATAEARGGETGPLRPHVAIGFADMVSFTQMSREVDEIELARVVEWFEETASDIIASCGGRLVKTLGDEVLFSAETPRVGAEIALTIAAEIKDETEIPDVRVGVAYGPVLALMGDVFGTTVNLAARLTSLARPGTVVVDEELARLLDASDELALTRIVRRPVRGLGIVQPYVLRRSPPPEKPADVSWRS; encoded by the coding sequence ATGACGTCACCGGAGTTGCCGGATCCCCGACATGTCGAAGAGATGCTGCTCGGCGGCGAACTGCGGTACACGCGCCGGGACGCGGTGCGCCTGTCCGGCGTCACCCGCGAGTTCTCCGGCCGGGTCTGGCGCGCGTTCGGCTACCCCTCGATGCCGGACGACACCGTCGCCTACACCGAGGGCGACGTCGCCGCGCTCGGCCGCATCCGCGCGCTCATCGACGACGGCGTGCTGGACGAGGACAGCGCGATCCGGCTCGTCCGGGCCTTCGGGCAGACGATGGCACGGCTCGCCGAATGGCAGGTCAACCTGCTGGTCGCGATGCTCGGCGACCGTCCCGACGACGCCCCGACTCCCGAGTCCGTCGACCGCATCCTGCGGATCGCCGACGAGTACATCACCGAGTTCGAGCCGCTCGTGCTGCACGCGTGGCGGCGCCAGCTCGCCGCCGCCGCCACGCGCGGCATCGCGACGGCCGAGGCCCGGGGCGGCGAGACCGGCCCGCTGCGCCCGCACGTCGCGATCGGGTTCGCCGACATGGTCTCGTTCACCCAGATGAGCCGCGAGGTGGACGAGATCGAACTCGCCCGCGTCGTGGAGTGGTTCGAGGAGACCGCGTCCGACATCATCGCCTCGTGCGGCGGCCGGCTCGTCAAGACGCTCGGCGACGAGGTGCTGTTCAGCGCCGAGACCCCGCGCGTCGGGGCGGAGATCGCGCTGACGATCGCCGCCGAGATCAAGGACGAGACCGAGATCCCCGACGTCCGGGTCGGGGTGGCCTACGGTCCCGTCCTCGCGCTCATGGGCGACGTGTTCGGCACCACCGTGAACCTCGCGGCCCGGCTTACCTCGCTGGCCCGTCCGGGCACCGTCGTGGTGGACGAGGAGCTGGCGCGGCTGCTGGACGCGTCCGACGAACTGGCCCTGACCCGGATCGTCCGGCGGCCCGTGCGCGGGCTCGGGATCGTCCAGCCGTACGTGCTGCGCCGCTCCCCGCCCCCGGAGAAGCCCGCCGACGTCAGTTGGCGCTCGTGA
- the bfr gene encoding bacterioferritin translates to MEGDRDIIALLNEQLTAELTAINQYFLHAKMQQNWGYARLAAHTRHESIDEMRHAERITDRILFLEGLPNYQKLGTLRIGQTVVEQLRADLEVELEAVARLRPGIELMRSRGDITSANLFEDILRDEEEHIDYLETELFLLEQLGEQNYLLRLTEAPGKDVTSAN, encoded by the coding sequence ATGGAAGGCGACAGGGACATCATCGCGCTGCTGAACGAGCAGCTCACGGCCGAACTCACCGCGATCAACCAGTACTTCCTGCACGCGAAGATGCAGCAGAACTGGGGGTACGCGCGGCTGGCCGCGCACACGCGCCACGAGTCGATCGACGAGATGCGGCACGCGGAGCGGATCACCGACCGGATCCTGTTCCTGGAGGGGCTGCCGAACTACCAGAAGCTCGGCACGCTCCGCATCGGGCAGACCGTCGTCGAGCAGCTCCGCGCCGACCTGGAGGTCGAGCTGGAGGCCGTCGCGCGGCTGCGGCCCGGCATCGAGCTGATGCGCTCGCGCGGCGACATCACCTCGGCGAACCTCTTCGAGGACATCCTCCGCGACGAGGAGGAGCACATCGACTACCTGGAGACCGAGCTGTTCCTGCTGGAGCAGCTCGGCGAGCAGAACTACCTGCTGCGGCTGACCGAGGCGCCGGGCAAGGACGTCACGAGCGCCAACTGA
- a CDS encoding (2Fe-2S)-binding protein gives MYVCVCHAVTEDDVRGHMARGACRTVRDVKAACGMKPGCGSCTRRLACLLGEQRDEHPAGSEPVPAVAG, from the coding sequence ATGTACGTGTGCGTCTGCCACGCCGTGACGGAGGACGACGTCCGGGGCCACATGGCCCGGGGCGCGTGCCGGACCGTCCGCGACGTCAAGGCCGCCTGCGGCATGAAGCCCGGCTGCGGCTCGTGCACCCGGCGCCTCGCGTGCCTGCTCGGCGAGCAACGGGACGAGCACCCGGCCGGCAGCGAGCCCGTTCCCGCCGTCGCGGGCTGA
- a CDS encoding response regulator transcription factor → MTSVLLAEDDTSISEPLARALRREGYTVEVSPDGPQALERALGGGVDLIVLDLGLPELDGLEVARRVRAEGHGVPILILTARADEVDTVVGLDAGADDYVTKPFRLAELLARVRALLRRGSTETPIVQGVRIDAESRRAWMGDQELQLTTKEFDLLRVLVRDAGKVVTREQIMREVWDTNWWGSTKTLDMHISWLRRKLGDDAGSPRYITTVRGVGFRFERGD, encoded by the coding sequence ATGACCTCAGTACTGCTCGCCGAGGACGACACGTCCATCTCCGAGCCTCTCGCCCGTGCGCTGCGGCGCGAGGGGTACACCGTCGAAGTGAGCCCGGACGGGCCGCAGGCCCTGGAGCGGGCGCTCGGGGGCGGCGTTGATCTCATCGTCCTCGACCTCGGGCTGCCCGAGCTGGACGGGCTCGAAGTGGCGCGCCGGGTCCGTGCCGAGGGCCACGGGGTGCCGATCCTGATCTTGACCGCCCGGGCCGACGAGGTCGATACCGTCGTCGGGCTGGACGCCGGTGCCGACGACTACGTCACCAAGCCCTTCCGCCTGGCCGAGCTGCTGGCGCGCGTCCGCGCCCTGCTGCGCCGCGGGAGCACCGAGACCCCGATCGTGCAGGGCGTCCGGATCGACGCCGAGTCGCGCCGGGCCTGGATGGGCGACCAGGAACTCCAGCTCACCACCAAGGAGTTCGACCTGCTGCGCGTCCTCGTGCGCGACGCGGGCAAGGTCGTGACCCGAGAACAGATCATGCGCGAGGTGTGGGACACCAACTGGTGGGGCTCCACCAAGACCCTCGACATGCACATTTCCTGGCTGCGCCGCAAGCTCGGCGACGACGCCGGCAGCCCCCGCTACATCACGACCGTGCGGGGCGTCGGCTTCCGGTTCGAGCGCGGGGACTAG
- a CDS encoding ATP-binding protein, with the protein MRRRLLLSTLAVAIVAILLLGIPLAYAMHRLVYEEARQSLGREAASILGGVALNLEARERLDEQKIARAYPGRFITITLPDGRTVTAGRRHKRGTNVLTAAGTAGPVRVRVDRPAAEVQDEALRQLLLIGSLAALGVAVTVGLAMFQARKLTLPLVDLAETADRLGSGNARPRRRRYGIPEVDRVAEVLDRSAVRIADLLAASREFASDASHQLRTPLTALSMRLEEMIDAADYPEVVREEGAAAIAQAERLVAVVEQLLARARHDRTGDAVAAPIDRIIAQQVEEWRPIFRRDGRDLRVTGDDGLVGLTSPEGLSQIVATLLDNSLVHGAGTVTISTKQGASSVVVEIGDEGQGIPPELEARVFERSVSSGKGTGLGLYLARSLAIVDGGRLELINSRPAVFGVFLRPAADALLAVERVVSGPA; encoded by the coding sequence ATGAGGCGCCGACTGCTGCTGTCGACGCTCGCGGTGGCGATCGTCGCGATCCTGCTGCTCGGCATACCCCTCGCCTACGCCATGCACAGGCTCGTCTACGAGGAGGCCCGCCAGTCGCTCGGCCGGGAGGCCGCCTCGATCCTCGGCGGGGTCGCCCTGAACCTGGAGGCCCGGGAGAGATTGGACGAGCAGAAGATCGCGCGCGCATATCCGGGACGGTTCATCACCATCACGCTGCCGGACGGCCGGACCGTGACGGCGGGGCGCCGGCACAAGCGCGGCACGAACGTCCTCACCGCCGCCGGGACCGCGGGTCCGGTGAGGGTGCGGGTGGACCGCCCCGCCGCCGAGGTGCAGGACGAGGCGCTCCGCCAGCTCCTGCTGATCGGGAGCCTCGCCGCGCTCGGCGTGGCCGTCACGGTGGGCCTCGCGATGTTCCAGGCCCGCAAGCTGACGCTCCCGCTGGTCGACCTCGCCGAGACCGCTGACCGGCTTGGCAGCGGCAACGCCCGGCCGCGCCGCCGCCGCTACGGAATCCCCGAGGTGGACCGGGTCGCCGAGGTGCTGGACCGCAGCGCCGTCCGCATCGCCGACCTGCTGGCGGCGAGCCGCGAGTTCGCGTCCGACGCCAGCCACCAGCTCCGCACGCCGCTGACGGCGCTGTCGATGCGGCTGGAGGAGATGATCGACGCGGCGGACTACCCCGAGGTCGTCCGGGAAGAAGGGGCGGCGGCCATCGCGCAGGCCGAGCGCCTCGTCGCGGTGGTGGAGCAGTTGCTGGCGCGGGCGCGGCACGACCGCACCGGCGACGCCGTCGCCGCCCCGATCGACCGGATCATCGCCCAGCAGGTCGAGGAGTGGCGGCCGATCTTCCGCCGGGACGGCCGGGACCTGCGCGTCACCGGCGACGACGGGCTCGTCGGGCTGACCAGCCCGGAGGGCCTGTCGCAGATCGTCGCGACGCTGCTGGACAACTCGCTCGTCCACGGCGCGGGGACGGTCACGATCAGCACCAAGCAGGGCGCCAGCTCGGTCGTCGTGGAGATCGGCGACGAGGGGCAGGGCATCCCGCCGGAGCTGGAGGCGCGCGTGTTCGAGCGGAGCGTGAGCAGCGGGAAGGGGACCGGGCTCGGGCTCTACCTGGCGCGCTCGCTGGCCATCGTGGACGGCGGCCGGCTCGAACTGATCAACTCGCGGCCGGCGGTGTTCGGGGTGTTCCTGCGTCCGGCGGCGGACGCGCTGCTGGCGGTGGAGCGGGTGGTCAGCGGCCCGGCGTGA
- a CDS encoding GtrA family protein, with product MSRLVHLYRRFAHIVHELAKFGSIGAISAVITFGVGNALHLGPLKLGELTSTGLATVVAATFAYVANRYWTFRHRDQSGLGREYMIFFALNGVGLLITWLFQGVVKFGLDMRGPVAYNGSLVIGTAAATLFRYWSYKRWVFLPTEDREDTGAQPVTGGITGPLAPPSPQGQAEFSRPTSITPGR from the coding sequence GTGAGTCGGCTCGTCCATCTCTACCGGCGATTCGCGCACATCGTGCACGAGCTCGCGAAGTTCGGCAGCATCGGCGCGATCTCCGCCGTCATCACGTTCGGCGTCGGCAACGCGCTGCACCTCGGCCCCCTCAAGCTCGGCGAGCTGACGTCGACCGGCCTCGCGACGGTGGTCGCGGCCACGTTCGCCTACGTCGCCAACCGCTACTGGACGTTCCGCCACCGCGACCAGTCCGGCCTCGGCCGCGAGTACATGATCTTCTTCGCGCTGAACGGCGTCGGGCTGCTCATCACCTGGCTGTTCCAGGGCGTGGTCAAGTTCGGCCTGGACATGCGCGGACCGGTCGCCTACAACGGCTCGCTCGTCATCGGGACGGCCGCCGCGACCCTGTTCCGGTACTGGTCGTACAAGCGCTGGGTGTTCCTGCCCACCGAGGACCGCGAGGACACGGGCGCGCAGCCCGTCACCGGCGGCATCACCGGGCCGCTCGCGCCGCCCAGCCCGCAGGGCCAGGCCGAGTTCTCCCGGCCGACCTCGATCACGCCGGGCCGCTGA
- a CDS encoding 5-(carboxyamino)imidazole ribonucleotide synthase yields MTDAVHVPVVGMAGGGQLARMTQQAAIALGVPLRVLAGDPAESAAQVVADVRLGDDRSLPDLLAFAKGCDVVTFDHEHVPGAHIEAVEAAGVPCRPGPEALLNAQDKGVMRERLSALGVPCPAFARVPADDPAGFLAAFAREHGSPFVLKAARGGYDGKGVWVTGDVALAARLQAEGVDLLVEEKVPFRRELAALVARSPYGQGAAYPVVETVQEDGICVEVIAPAPGLSEERSAQAQSLALDVAERLGVTGLLAVELFETADGVLVNELAMRPHNSGHWTIDGSRTSQFEQHLRAVLDLPLGSTEPTAPYTVMANVLGGDDPDVFPRYFHVMAHDPGVKIHLYGKESRPGRKIGHVNVSGSDLSDLRERARHAADFLRWGPAMEGKR; encoded by the coding sequence GTGACAGATGCAGTGCACGTCCCGGTGGTCGGGATGGCGGGCGGGGGACAGCTCGCCCGGATGACCCAGCAGGCCGCGATCGCGCTCGGCGTGCCGTTGCGCGTCCTCGCCGGTGACCCGGCGGAGTCGGCCGCGCAGGTGGTGGCGGACGTCCGGCTCGGCGACGACCGGTCCCTGCCCGACCTGCTCGCCTTCGCCAAGGGCTGCGACGTGGTCACGTTCGACCACGAGCACGTCCCCGGAGCGCACATCGAGGCCGTCGAGGCGGCGGGCGTTCCGTGCCGTCCGGGCCCGGAGGCCCTGCTCAACGCGCAGGACAAGGGCGTGATGCGGGAGCGGCTGAGCGCGCTCGGCGTGCCGTGCCCGGCGTTCGCGCGCGTCCCCGCCGACGACCCCGCCGGGTTCCTCGCCGCGTTCGCCCGCGAGCACGGGTCCCCGTTCGTCCTGAAGGCGGCGCGGGGCGGCTACGACGGCAAGGGCGTCTGGGTGACCGGCGACGTCGCGCTGGCCGCGCGGCTCCAGGCCGAGGGCGTCGACCTCCTGGTGGAGGAGAAGGTGCCGTTCCGGCGGGAGCTGGCCGCGCTCGTCGCGCGCTCCCCGTACGGGCAGGGCGCGGCGTACCCGGTGGTGGAGACCGTCCAGGAGGACGGCATCTGCGTCGAGGTCATCGCACCCGCCCCGGGCCTGTCGGAGGAACGGTCCGCGCAGGCGCAGAGCCTCGCGCTGGACGTCGCCGAACGGCTCGGCGTGACCGGGCTGCTCGCCGTCGAGCTGTTCGAGACGGCGGACGGCGTGCTGGTCAACGAACTGGCGATGCGCCCGCACAACTCCGGGCACTGGACGATCGACGGGTCCCGGACGTCCCAGTTCGAGCAGCACCTGCGGGCCGTCCTGGACCTGCCGCTCGGCTCCACCGAGCCGACCGCTCCCTACACCGTCATGGCGAACGTGCTCGGCGGCGACGACCCGGACGTCTTCCCGCGCTACTTCCACGTGATGGCGCACGACCCGGGCGTCAAGATCCACCTGTACGGCAAGGAGTCGCGGCCCGGCCGCAAGATCGGGCACGTGAACGTGTCCGGATCCGACCTTTCGGACCTGCGGGAGCGCGCGCGGCACGCCGCCGACTTCCTGCGCTGGGGTCCGGCGATGGAGGGGAAGCGATGA
- the purE gene encoding 5-(carboxyamino)imidazole ribonucleotide mutase, whose product MSPVVGVVMGSDSDWPVMEAAADALAEFDVPFEADVVSAHRMPQDMIAYGESAASRGLRVIIAGAGGAAHLPGMLASVTPLPVIGVPVPLKYLDGMDSLLSIVQMPAGVPVATVAVGAARNAGLLAVRILAASDPALQTRMRDFQQDLYAQAKAKGERLRQSL is encoded by the coding sequence ATGAGCCCGGTCGTGGGCGTGGTGATGGGCAGCGACTCGGACTGGCCCGTCATGGAGGCCGCCGCCGACGCGCTGGCGGAGTTCGACGTGCCGTTCGAGGCGGACGTCGTCTCGGCGCACCGGATGCCGCAGGACATGATCGCCTACGGCGAGTCCGCCGCCTCCCGCGGTCTGCGCGTGATCATCGCCGGGGCCGGCGGCGCGGCGCACCTGCCCGGCATGCTCGCCTCGGTGACGCCGCTGCCGGTGATCGGCGTGCCGGTGCCGCTGAAGTACCTGGACGGCATGGACTCGCTGCTCTCGATCGTCCAGATGCCCGCCGGAGTCCCGGTCGCCACGGTGGCCGTGGGCGCGGCGCGCAACGCGGGCCTCCTGGCGGTCCGCATCCTCGCCGCCTCCGACCCCGCGCTCCAGACCCGCATGCGGGACTTCCAGCAGGACCTCTACGCCCAGGCCAAGGCCAAGGGCGAGCGCCTCCGCCAGTCCCTCTGA
- a CDS encoding CoA-binding protein, with the protein MSEFADDVVIGKLLEAKTWAFVGLDGNPLREVYRQARLAQRAGARIIPVHPDGKDVLGETAYASLDEVPEPIDVVAVYRRSEFAGAVIDQAVAVGAGAVWTPLDVVDEAAARRAKAAGLDVVMNRCPAVERHRRAPR; encoded by the coding sequence ATGAGCGAGTTCGCGGACGACGTGGTCATCGGGAAGCTGCTCGAAGCGAAGACGTGGGCCTTCGTCGGGCTGGACGGCAATCCGCTGCGCGAGGTGTACCGGCAGGCGCGGCTGGCGCAGCGGGCCGGGGCCCGCATCATCCCGGTGCATCCGGACGGGAAGGACGTGCTCGGCGAGACGGCGTACGCGTCGCTGGACGAGGTGCCCGAGCCCATCGACGTCGTCGCCGTCTACCGCCGGTCGGAGTTCGCGGGCGCGGTGATCGACCAGGCCGTCGCGGTGGGGGCCGGGGCCGTCTGGACGCCGCTCGACGTCGTGGACGAGGCCGCCGCGCGACGCGCGAAGGCGGCGGGGCTCGACGTCGTCATGAACCGCTGCCCCGCCGTCGAGCGCCACCGCCGCGCCCCGCGCTGA
- a CDS encoding UDP-glucose dehydrogenase family protein, translating to MALRLTVIGTGYLGATHAACMADLGFEVVGLDVDAGKVARLANGDLPFYEPGLEPLLRRGLENGRLRFTTSVAEAAEFGDVHFLCVGTPQRAGEYAADLTYVEDAVTALAPLLRRPAIIVGKSTVPVGTAARLAARVAKLAPAGDDVLLAWNPEFLREGYAVQDTERPDRIVVGLPPDPESAERAERALREVYANPLAVGTPFITTDYATSELVKVSANAFLATKISFINAMAEVCEAAHADVTKLSEALSHDDRIGGKFLGPGLGFGGGCLPKDIRAFMARAGELGVDQALTFLREVDEINIRRRIRMVDLARHLLGGSFIGRTVGVLGAAFKPNSDDVRDSPALDVAASIRAQGAKVTVYDPQAMENARRAQPTLEFGASALDAVRDAHAVLLLTEWREFRDMDPATLAGAVAERKIVDGRNALDPETWRAAGWTYRALGRP from the coding sequence TTGGCGCTTCGCCTGACGGTCATCGGGACCGGCTACCTGGGTGCGACCCACGCCGCGTGCATGGCCGACCTCGGGTTCGAGGTGGTCGGGCTCGACGTGGACGCGGGCAAGGTCGCGCGGCTCGCGAACGGCGACCTGCCGTTCTACGAGCCCGGACTGGAGCCGCTGCTGCGCCGGGGCCTGGAGAACGGGCGGCTGCGCTTCACGACGTCGGTGGCGGAGGCGGCCGAGTTCGGGGACGTCCACTTCCTGTGCGTCGGCACCCCGCAGCGGGCCGGCGAGTACGCGGCCGACCTCACCTACGTCGAGGACGCCGTGACCGCGCTCGCGCCCCTGCTGCGCCGCCCGGCGATCATCGTCGGGAAGTCGACCGTCCCGGTCGGGACGGCCGCGCGGCTCGCCGCCCGGGTCGCCAAGCTCGCTCCCGCCGGGGACGACGTCCTGCTCGCCTGGAACCCCGAGTTCCTGCGCGAGGGCTACGCCGTCCAGGACACCGAGCGGCCCGACCGGATCGTCGTCGGCCTGCCGCCCGACCCCGAGTCCGCCGAGCGGGCCGAGCGGGCGCTGCGCGAGGTCTACGCCAACCCGCTCGCGGTCGGGACGCCGTTCATCACGACCGACTACGCGACGTCCGAGCTGGTCAAAGTGTCGGCGAACGCGTTCCTCGCCACCAAGATCTCCTTCATCAACGCGATGGCGGAGGTCTGCGAGGCCGCGCACGCCGACGTCACCAAGCTGTCGGAGGCCCTCTCCCACGACGACCGGATCGGCGGCAAGTTCCTCGGCCCCGGCCTCGGCTTCGGCGGCGGCTGCCTGCCCAAGGACATCCGCGCGTTCATGGCCCGCGCGGGCGAACTCGGCGTGGACCAGGCCCTGACGTTCCTGCGCGAGGTGGACGAGATCAACATCCGCCGCCGCATCCGCATGGTCGATCTGGCCCGCCACCTGCTCGGCGGCTCCTTCATCGGCCGGACGGTCGGCGTCCTCGGCGCGGCGTTCAAACCGAACTCCGACGACGTCCGCGACTCCCCCGCCCTCGACGTGGCGGCCTCGATCCGCGCGCAGGGCGCCAAGGTCACCGTCTACGACCCGCAGGCGATGGAGAACGCCCGCCGCGCGCAACCGACCCTCGAATTCGGCGCGTCCGCGCTCGACGCCGTCCGCGACGCCCACGCCGTCCTGCTCCTCACCGAATGGCGCGAGTTCCGCGACATGGACCCGGCGACCCTCGCCGGCGCCGTCGCCGAACGCAAGATCGTGGACGGCCGAAACGCCCTCGACCCCGAGACCTGGCGCGCCGCCGGCTGGACCTACCGAGCCCTCGGCCGGCCCTGA
- a CDS encoding acyl-CoA dehydrogenase produces MSSDFPAYAPSEEHELLRRTVRELADAKIAPHAAEVDEESRFPQEALDALVQNDLHAVHVPEQYGGAGADALATVIVIEEVARACASSSLIPAVNKLGTVPVLLSGADELKKKYLTPVARGEAMFSYALSEADAGSDAAGMKTRAVRDGDHWVLNGAKMWITNAGVSEYYTVMAVTDPGKGARGISAFVVEKSDEGVSFAPKERKLGIKGSPTRQVILENVRIPADRIIGGEGTGFKTALATLDHTRITIAAQALGIAQGALDYALGYVKERRQFGKPIADFQGVQFMLADMAMRLEGARQLTYHAAIKSERAFHGETIPDLTFVSSACKALASDVAMDVTTDAVQLLGGYGYTREFPVERMMRDAKITQIYEGTNQIQRMVIARQLLK; encoded by the coding sequence ATGAGTTCCGACTTTCCTGCTTACGCGCCGTCGGAGGAGCACGAACTGCTCCGGCGGACGGTACGCGAGCTCGCCGACGCCAAGATCGCCCCGCACGCCGCGGAGGTCGACGAGGAGTCCCGGTTCCCGCAGGAGGCGCTGGACGCGCTGGTGCAGAACGACCTGCACGCCGTCCACGTCCCGGAGCAGTACGGCGGTGCCGGCGCCGACGCGCTGGCCACCGTGATCGTGATCGAGGAGGTGGCGCGCGCGTGCGCGTCGTCCTCGCTGATCCCGGCGGTCAACAAGCTCGGCACCGTTCCGGTGCTGCTGTCCGGAGCGGACGAGCTGAAGAAAAAATATCTGACTCCGGTGGCGCGCGGCGAGGCGATGTTCTCCTACGCGCTCTCCGAGGCCGACGCGGGCTCGGACGCGGCGGGCATGAAGACCCGCGCGGTGCGCGACGGCGACCACTGGGTGCTGAACGGCGCCAAGATGTGGATCACCAACGCCGGGGTGTCGGAGTACTACACGGTCATGGCCGTGACGGACCCCGGCAAGGGCGCGCGCGGCATCTCGGCGTTCGTCGTGGAGAAGTCCGACGAGGGCGTGTCGTTCGCGCCGAAGGAGCGCAAGCTCGGCATCAAGGGGTCCCCGACGCGCCAGGTGATCCTGGAGAACGTCCGGATCCCCGCCGACCGGATCATCGGCGGCGAGGGCACCGGGTTCAAGACCGCGCTGGCCACGCTCGACCACACGCGCATCACGATCGCCGCGCAGGCGCTCGGCATCGCGCAGGGCGCGCTGGACTACGCGCTCGGCTACGTCAAGGAGCGCCGCCAGTTCGGGAAGCCGATCGCCGACTTCCAGGGCGTCCAGTTCATGCTGGCGGACATGGCGATGCGGCTGGAGGGCGCGCGGCAGCTCACCTACCACGCGGCGATCAAGTCCGAGCGGGCCTTCCACGGCGAGACGATCCCCGACCTCACGTTCGTGTCGTCGGCGTGCAAGGCGCTGGCCTCCGACGTCGCGATGGACGTGACGACCGACGCCGTGCAGCTCCTCGGCGGCTACGGCTACACCCGCGAGTTCCCGGTGGAGCGCATGATGCGGGACGCGAAGATCACCCAGATCTACGAGGGCACCAACCAGATCCAGCGGATGGTCATCGCGCGCCAGCTCCTCAAGTAG